One genomic segment of Pseudorca crassidens isolate mPseCra1 chromosome X, mPseCra1.hap1, whole genome shotgun sequence includes these proteins:
- the AKAP4 gene encoding LOW QUALITY PROTEIN: A-kinase anchor protein 4 (The sequence of the model RefSeq protein was modified relative to this genomic sequence to represent the inferred CDS: substituted 1 base at 1 genomic stop codon) has translation MSDNNIDWLHSHRGMCKVDLYSPTGQQDQDQKVIYFVDVSTLNMEDKDSKDAAGSNSEGDLNLENLEEEEIIVIKDTEKQDSSKMERSVCLFKQAPSNPISVLYRLLSDLQKYALCFQQALSPSSSSCRRQVGDTEGKYHKLPTGNCYRGYANQLKMDYVDKGPQGQHLEMTAAKNTNNNQSPFTPPAKSPSNQRTVISPDGECSTDDPSFYVSRLSPLVIQMARKKIKEKLEGGSKCLHHSIYPPSGDKGKNSPHSAVSKITSEMAHDAVEVTSAERQGTGEECREGGRKTFLYSELSNKSKGGDKYMCQRDNKEFADSISKMFMVYANQVASDTMFSVMQNLKVHSSGKPIPACEVVRRVLLKHTKEIVSDLIDSCVKNLRNITGVLMANSDFFSTVRRNLFNHGKQNTADIMEAMLKRLVCALLGEKKETKSQSLSYASLKAGCHDPKCKNQSLEFSAMKAEMKGKGKGKMKPEKCKSLTSAEKGSEHTLKESLTMWNQNQGSQGKMAGKAWTNKEEKREKISLSMDSLAKDLIVSALRLIQYYLTQQAKGKDAFKDCPCSTTSYMTQSAQYKKCRGSQSVKALSMKHLESRGAPGSSTSQKENEHLDSQRLDMSNIILSLIQKLLSESSFNCGDLCEGENKRSEPRTDKGASMSKRPDKGEEKCQDNQELDFISGMKQVSRQFIDQLVESVMKLCLIMAKYSNNGAALAELEEXAALANNPNYQAGGPRCSHDAAMSQNYQDSPGTEVIVNNQCSTSSLQKQLQAVLQWIAASQFNIPMLYFMGDDAGQLKKLPEVSAKAAEKGYRVGDLLQEVMKFTKEQPLDEAVGNMARKQLLDWLLTNL, from the exons atGTCTGATAATAATATTGACTGGTTACACAGCCACAGGGGCATGTGCAAGGTAGATCTCTACAGCCCAACAGGACAGCAAGATCAGGACCAGAAAGTG ATATACTTTGTTGATGTGTCCACCCTGAACATGGAAGATAAAGATTCTAAG GATGCTGCTGGTTCCAATTCAGAAGGtgacttaaacctggagaatctggaagaagaagaaattattgTGATCAAGGATACTGAGAAGCAAGACTCGTCTAAG ATGGAGAGGTCAGTGTGCCTTTTCAAACAAGCTCCTTCTAATCCTATAAGTGTCCTCTATCGTCTACTCAGTGATCTTCAGAAATACGCCTTGTGTTTCCAACAGGCACTTAGCCCCTCATCCTCTAGCTGTAGACGTCAAGTAGGAGACACAGAGGGCAAATATCACAAACTGCCCACTGGGAACTGCTACAGAGGCTATGCCAatcaactgaaaatggattacGTGGACAAAGGACCTCAAGGCCAACATCTGGAAATGACAGCGGCCAAAAACACCAACAATAACCAGAGTCCTTTCACCCCACCAGCCAAATCTCCTAGCAATCAGAGGACAGTTATCTCCCCTGATGGAGAATGTTCTACGGATGACCCTTCCTTCTATGTCAGCCGACTATCTCCTCTGGTGATCCAGATGGCCCGTAAGAAAATCAAGGAGAAGTTGGAAGGTGGAAGCAAATGTCTTCATCATTCAATCTATCCACCCAGTGGGGACAAAGGGAAAAACAGCCCTCATAGTGCTGTGAGCAAGATCACTTCTGAAATGGCCCATGATGCTGTGGAAGTGACCTCTGCAGAAAGGCAGGGCACTGGGGAGGAGTGTAGGGAAGGTGGCCGAAAAACCTTTCTGTATAGTGAATTATCCAACAAGAGCAAAGGTGGAGACAAATACATGTGCCAAAGAGACAACAAAGAATTTGCAGATTCGATCAGCAAAATGTTCATGGTTTATGCAAATCAAGTGGCATCTGACACAATGTTCTCTGTCATGCAGAACTTGAAAGTTCATAGCTCTGGGAAGCCAATTCCAGCTTGTGAGGTCGTGAGGAGGGTGCTGTTAAAACACACCAAGGAAATTGTGTCCGATTTGATTGACTCCTGCGTGAAGAACCTACGTAATATCACTGGGGTCCTGATGGCCAACTCAGACTTTTTCTCAACTGTCAGGAGGAATCTGTTCAACCATGGGAAACAAAACACTGCTGATATCATGGAGGCCATGCTGAAGCGTCTTGTCTGTGctcttcttggggaaaaaaaggaaactaagtcTCAGAGTTTGTCATATGCATCCTTGAAGGCTGGGTGCCATGATCCCAAATGCAAGAACCAAAGTCTCGAATTCTCAGCCATGAAGGCCGAGATGAAGGGGAAGGGCAAGGGCAAAATGAAACCAGAGAAGTGCAAGTCATTGACCAGTGCTGAGAAAGGCAGTGAACATACCCTCAAGGAGAGCCTGACAATGTGGAACCAAAATCAAGGCAGTCAAGGCAAGATGGCTGGCAAAGCATGGACCaataaggaggaaaagagagagaagatcaGCCTTTCCATGGATTCACTGGCAAAGGACTTGATTGTCTCTGCCCTTAGGCTGATCCAATACTATCTGACCCAGCAGGCCAAGGGCAAAGATGCATTTAAAGACTGTCCTTGTTCTACCACCAGCTATATGACTCAGAGTGCCCAATACAAAAAGTGCAGAGGTAGCCAAAGTGTCAAGGCACTTTCAATGAAACATCTAGAATCTCGTGGAGCACCTGGATCATCCACCTCTCAAAAGGAGAATGAACACCTGGACTCCCAGAGGCTGGATATGTCAAACATCATTCTGTCACTGATTCAAAAACTGCTTAGTGAGAGCTCCTTCAACTGTGGAGATCTATGTGAAGGTGAGAACAAACGTTCTGAGCCCAGGACAGACAAAGGAGCCTCCATGTCCAAGAGGCCTgacaaaggggaagaaaaatgcCAGGACAATCAAGAACTTGACTTTATCAGTGGGATGAAGCAAGTGAGCCGACAATTTATAGATCAACTGGTAGAATCTGTGATGAAGCTGTGCCTTATCATGGCTAAGTATAGCAACAATGGGGCAGCCCTTGCTGAGTTGGAAGAATAAGCAGCCTTGGCCAACAACCCCAACTACCAGGCCGGTGGCCCCAGATGTAGTCATGATGCTGCGATGTCACAGAACTATCAAGACTCTCCTGGAACTGAAGTCATTGTCAATAATCAGTGCTCAACAAGTAGCTTGCAAAAGCAGCTCCAGGCTGTCCTGCAGTGGATTGCAGCCTCACAATTTAACATACCCATGCTCTACTTCATGGGAGATGATGCTGGACAACTGAAGAAG CTTCCTGAAGTTTCAGCTAAAGCAGCAGAGAAGGGGTACAGGGTAGGAGATCTTCTTCAAGAGGTCATGAAGTTCACCAAGGAACAACCACTGGATGAAGCCGTGGGAAACATGGCTAGAAAACAACTGCTAGACTGGCTGCTCACTAACCTGTGA